The Acidobacteriota bacterium genome window below encodes:
- a CDS encoding glycoside hydrolase family 97 protein, with protein MPTTPRIIRLIACAGIAVLAAAAPAAAQTAENAYRLESPDGRIAVTVRAADRLRYDVALRGRVVMPDCTCVLRIGDAAVGLAPRIAATTERRVDDTVAPPVPQKAARIPERYHELRLILAGGGEAVFRAYNEGVAYRFETAIPQDRVTVWDEEAEFRFAGDCTVYYPREDGFFSHNEREFVRLPLPDVTAAMLASLPAVVAAPGGVRLAVAESDLADYPGLWLRGNGRDGLNATFPPLPLETRLAGDRHLRVTRTADHIAVTAGTRTYPWRLVAVAERDADLITNPLVYLLAAPSQVADPTWIRPGKVAWDWWNALNLAGVDFPAGVNTATYKHYIDFAAAHGLEYVILDEGWYPQGDLLRVVPGLDMDALAAYARSRGVGLILWVIWQTLDDQFDAAFDRFAQWGIRGIKVDFMQRDDQPVINFYHRVCREAARRRMVVDFHGAVRPAILTRTWPNLLATEGVRGLEQSKWCADANPEHDVTLPFTRMLLGPMDYTPGAMRNAAHASFAPVFEQPMSLGTRCHQLAMYVVYESPLQMLCDSPALYAREPEAMVWLRAVPTVWDETIVLDAQIGDFVAVARRRGDAWFVGAMTDWTPRELTIDLSFLPPGSFTLTAWADGANADRWGSDFLMTEQTVDRNSKLTVRLAAGGGWAARIRPDRP; from the coding sequence ATGCCCACGACGCCGCGGATCATCCGGCTCATCGCCTGCGCCGGGATCGCCGTCCTCGCCGCCGCCGCGCCGGCAGCCGCCCAGACGGCGGAGAACGCCTACCGGCTGGAGTCGCCCGACGGCCGGATCGCGGTGACGGTCCGGGCGGCGGACCGGCTCCGCTACGACGTCGCCCTGCGCGGCCGCGTCGTGATGCCGGACTGCACCTGCGTGCTGCGCATCGGCGACGCCGCCGTGGGGCTGGCGCCGCGGATCGCCGCCACCACCGAGCGCCGCGTCGACGACACCGTGGCGCCTCCCGTCCCGCAGAAGGCTGCCCGGATCCCGGAGCGCTACCACGAACTGCGGCTGATTCTGGCCGGAGGCGGCGAGGCGGTCTTCCGCGCCTACAACGAGGGCGTCGCCTATCGGTTCGAGACAGCGATTCCGCAGGACCGCGTGACGGTGTGGGACGAGGAGGCGGAGTTCCGGTTCGCCGGCGACTGCACCGTGTATTATCCCCGCGAGGACGGCTTTTTCTCGCACAACGAGCGGGAGTTCGTCCGCCTGCCACTACCGGACGTCACCGCCGCCATGCTGGCCAGCCTGCCGGCGGTGGTGGCGGCGCCCGGCGGCGTCCGGCTCGCCGTCGCCGAGTCGGATCTCGCGGACTACCCCGGGCTGTGGCTCCGGGGCAACGGGCGGGACGGCCTGAACGCGACGTTCCCGCCGCTGCCCCTGGAGACGCGGCTCGCCGGAGACCGCCACCTGCGCGTCACCCGCACCGCCGATCACATCGCGGTGACCGCCGGCACGCGGACGTATCCGTGGCGCCTCGTGGCCGTCGCCGAGCGGGACGCCGATCTGATCACCAACCCGCTGGTGTATCTCCTGGCCGCCCCCAGCCAGGTGGCCGACCCCACCTGGATCCGGCCGGGCAAGGTGGCGTGGGACTGGTGGAACGCGTTGAACCTCGCCGGCGTGGACTTCCCCGCCGGTGTCAACACGGCCACGTACAAGCACTACATCGATTTCGCCGCCGCCCACGGCCTCGAGTACGTGATCCTCGACGAGGGGTGGTACCCGCAGGGCGACCTGCTCCGGGTGGTCCCCGGCCTGGACATGGACGCCCTGGCTGCCTACGCCCGATCCCGGGGCGTGGGGCTGATCCTGTGGGTGATCTGGCAGACGCTGGACGACCAGTTCGACGCGGCGTTCGACCGGTTCGCGCAGTGGGGGATCCGGGGGATCAAGGTGGACTTCATGCAGCGGGACGACCAGCCGGTGATCAACTTCTACCACCGGGTGTGCCGCGAGGCGGCCCGGCGCCGCATGGTCGTGGATTTCCACGGCGCCGTGCGCCCGGCCATCTTGACGCGGACCTGGCCGAACCTGCTCGCCACCGAGGGCGTGCGCGGCCTCGAGCAGAGCAAGTGGTGCGCCGACGCCAACCCGGAGCACGACGTGACCCTGCCGTTCACGCGGATGCTTCTCGGTCCCATGGACTACACCCCCGGCGCCATGCGCAACGCCGCCCACGCCAGCTTCGCCCCCGTGTTCGAGCAGCCCATGAGCCTGGGCACCCGCTGCCACCAGCTGGCCATGTACGTGGTCTACGAGAGCCCGCTGCAGATGCTGTGCGACAGCCCCGCGCTCTACGCGCGGGAGCCCGAGGCGATGGTCTGGCTGCGGGCAGTGCCCACGGTGTGGGACGAGACCATCGTGCTGGATGCGCAGATCGGGGACTTCGTCGCAGTGGCCCGCCGGCGGGGCGACGCGTGGTTCGTGGGTGCCATGACCGACTGGACGCCGCGAGAGCTGACCATCGACCTGTCCTTCCTGCCGCCTGGATCGTTCACGTTGACCGCGTGGGCGGACGGCGCCAACGCCGACCGCTGGGGCAGCGACTTTCTCATGACGGAACAGACCGTGGATCGGAACTCTAAGCTCACGGTCCGGCTGGCGGCCGGCGGCGGCTGGGCGGCCCGGATCCGGCCCGACCGCCCCTGA
- a CDS encoding DUF2156 domain-containing protein produces the protein MTDPFLFLGREFRRVDLADQALLEGFYRRFPQPLSGFTFAAQFAWRIPFAHAWALLDPDTLLITTSHPNDPPQGLNLLQPVGLFPPESQARLLAEIGRLAEPLRIVCVSRAFIDRHPEFVRHFTVAEDRAFANYVYRSEDLAELAGRRYAKKRNLIAQTRELYTWQVERLTAATVPDCLDACREVSEPVNANVNRLLRFELDALKETLAHFGVLRQDGILLRVGGTVAGMAVFEPIAPDTAAVHFEKADRRHKGIYQVLNMECARLIRDLGFLRINREEDLGEPGLRQAKLSYHPSEIVPAYTLAFTGGPSAP, from the coding sequence ATGACTGATCCGTTTCTCTTCCTGGGCCGGGAGTTCCGGCGCGTCGACCTCGCGGATCAAGCGCTGCTGGAAGGCTTTTACCGCCGGTTTCCCCAGCCGCTGTCAGGTTTCACGTTCGCCGCCCAGTTCGCCTGGCGGATTCCCTTCGCCCACGCCTGGGCGCTCCTCGACCCGGATACCCTCCTCATCACCACCAGCCATCCAAACGATCCGCCGCAGGGACTCAACCTGCTCCAGCCCGTGGGCCTCTTCCCTCCCGAGAGCCAGGCCCGGCTCCTCGCCGAAATCGGCCGGTTGGCCGAACCGCTGCGAATCGTCTGCGTCAGCCGGGCGTTCATCGACCGCCACCCGGAGTTTGTCCGCCATTTCACCGTCGCCGAGGATCGGGCGTTCGCCAACTACGTCTACCGGTCCGAGGACCTGGCCGAGCTGGCCGGGCGGCGGTACGCCAAAAAGCGCAACCTCATCGCCCAGACCCGTGAACTGTACACATGGCAGGTGGAGCGGCTCACGGCGGCGACGGTGCCCGACTGCCTCGACGCCTGCCGGGAGGTCAGCGAACCGGTCAACGCGAACGTCAACCGCCTGCTCCGTTTTGAACTGGACGCGCTGAAAGAGACCCTGGCGCACTTCGGTGTCCTGCGGCAGGACGGCATCCTGCTCCGGGTGGGCGGCACCGTGGCCGGAATGGCGGTGTTTGAGCCCATCGCGCCCGACACGGCGGCGGTGCATTTCGAGAAAGCCGACCGCCGGCACAAGGGAATCTACCAGGTGCTCAACATGGAGTGCGCCCGGCTCATCCGCGACCTGGGCTTCCTCCGGATCAACCGCGAGGAGGACCTGGGCGAGCCGGGGCTGCGGCAGGCCAAGCTGTCCTATCACCCGTCCGAGATCGTGCCGGCGTACACGCTGGCCTTCACCGGAGGGCCGTCCGCCCCCTGA
- a CDS encoding M20/M25/M40 family metallo-hydrolase: MICDNRRPVVLCLILIALAAASIIMPAAETNPAADPVTAERLKEHCCFLAADALAGRSPGSEGFRIAAEYAVSRFRAAGVKPAAGPPEAPTYLQPVPLVRRTVTEAAQVDVRTSDGILHFPAGHLKLFALEGLVGDGKPLPVVFAGFGIHEPEAGWDDFKGLDVSGRAVLLLMGAPVHDGRPVLPENLHRTYAPMNSVLRKLMSLRGVAAALVLPDAELAAGFNAIPDVPDGPQFGLNDPAPGAFGGTPLGVLSAELGRALFSGQAAPDPATVSAGQIPPGPLAGVTLSITVPVQEEAVDSWNVLGLVEGTDPALKEQVVVVSAHLDHLPPAADGQIFPGANDNASGVAALLEIARVVAAQPPRRSVLFAVLTGEEGGSMGARYFLTRGSVDRTRIVADLNMDMIGRTEDGASADRPQYALDSDRVTPSFTRIIETVNERTVRWPLKYVHPKNLGSSDHYVFDATGIPAVNFYSGRVSDTHKPTDTPDRLDYDKMAHIARLVLAVTLEIANREPLW; the protein is encoded by the coding sequence ATGATCTGCGACAACCGAAGACCGGTCGTTCTTTGTCTGATATTGATAGCCTTGGCAGCCGCGTCCATCATCATGCCGGCCGCGGAGACAAACCCGGCGGCCGATCCCGTCACCGCCGAACGTCTCAAGGAACACTGCTGTTTCCTGGCGGCTGATGCCCTGGCCGGACGCTCCCCGGGTTCTGAAGGATTCCGCATCGCCGCCGAATATGCCGTCAGCCGGTTTCGGGCCGCCGGCGTGAAGCCGGCCGCCGGTCCACCCGAGGCGCCGACATACCTGCAGCCGGTTCCCCTGGTCCGACGCACCGTCACCGAAGCCGCCCAGGTGGACGTGCGGACTTCCGACGGGATCCTGCATTTTCCGGCCGGTCATTTGAAGCTGTTCGCACTCGAAGGACTGGTCGGCGACGGGAAACCGCTCCCGGTGGTTTTCGCCGGATTCGGCATCCACGAACCTGAAGCCGGCTGGGATGATTTCAAGGGTCTGGACGTGTCGGGCCGGGCAGTCCTGCTGCTGATGGGCGCGCCCGTGCATGATGGCCGGCCGGTCCTTCCGGAAAACCTGCACCGGACATATGCCCCCATGAACTCTGTGCTGCGAAAATTGATGTCACTGCGGGGTGTCGCCGCCGCGCTGGTTCTGCCGGATGCCGAACTGGCCGCCGGTTTCAACGCGATACCTGATGTTCCTGATGGCCCCCAATTCGGACTCAATGACCCGGCGCCCGGCGCCTTTGGAGGCACCCCTCTGGGCGTCCTGTCGGCGGAACTGGGCCGGGCCCTGTTCTCCGGACAGGCGGCGCCCGATCCGGCCACGGTCAGCGCCGGGCAAATTCCCCCAGGACCGTTGGCGGGGGTGACCCTGTCGATCACGGTTCCGGTCCAAGAAGAGGCGGTCGACAGCTGGAACGTGCTGGGTCTGGTCGAGGGGACGGATCCTGCCCTGAAGGAACAGGTCGTGGTGGTATCCGCCCACCTGGACCATCTGCCGCCAGCCGCCGACGGACAGATCTTCCCGGGGGCCAACGACAACGCCAGCGGCGTGGCGGCGTTGTTGGAAATCGCGCGCGTGGTCGCTGCTCAACCGCCCCGGCGGTCGGTGTTGTTCGCGGTTCTCACCGGAGAAGAGGGCGGATCCATGGGGGCCCGATATTTCCTGACACGCGGGTCCGTGGACCGCACTCGAATCGTCGCCGACCTGAACATGGACATGATTGGCCGGACCGAAGACGGTGCTTCCGCTGACCGGCCGCAATATGCCCTTGATTCCGACCGGGTCACCCCGTCCTTCACTCGTATCATCGAGACGGTGAATGAGCGGACGGTGCGTTGGCCGTTGAAATATGTCCATCCCAAAAATCTGGGCAGTAGCGACCATTATGTGTTCGACGCGACGGGCATCCCCGCGGTGAACTTCTATTCGGGCCGGGTCTCCGACACGCACAAGCCAACGGACACGCCCGACCGGTTGGATTACGACAAGATGGCGCACATCGCCCGCCTGGTCCTCGCCGTCACCCTGGAAATCGCCAACCGCGAACCGCTTTGGTGA
- a CDS encoding insulinase family protein, which translates to MPVQENPLPAFPIEEYRLSNGLTVFLLEDHTLPLAAVNVSYRVGSQNERPGRTGFAHLFEHMMFQGSKHHDADFFHPLQEIGGSVNGGTDTDRTRYWELVPAAYLERALWLEADRMGFLLDALTPERLANQIAVVQNERRQSYENRPYGLVAERMAAALYPPHHPYSWPTIGFMADIAAATLEDVRDFFRTWYTPNNASLCLAGDFESARAKELVATYFGAIPPGPPVSRPGRWVPALDGEMRLLIGDRVQLPRVYAAWPTVPLYAGDDAALDVFARVLGGGRTSRLYQRLVYERQIAQDAVAWHDARQIAGTLNLMLTPRPGQTSEAVEAAAFDVVREALDGGIPTAELERVLTDNTAAYIRSLQSLGGFGGVSDRINEFYHYLGRPDMFRWELQRYLDLTPEAVVAAARRYLGAGRLVARVEPLPPLAPSACPAAVGVDRTVMPGPGPESAFRLPPRQTFTLPNGLRVVLAEHHKLPLVSGCLIVRGGLAAEPATRPGLADLTAAMLREGAGGRSSTELAEAVEALGAELSWVTWPDAVIASLSALRHRLAPSLALLADMVIRPDFPPAEMERLRQQRQVRLTQLQDQPHYLAAVAAQRAVYGAHPYAHPVAGTAACLAAVTLDEVRAHWHAAYVPGNAVLVVAGDISRPELESALGGLAAWPAAPVPAAGPPPVPPPGNRTVYLLDRPGAPQSVVTAALAGSPRTAPDFAALTVLNTALGGQFVSRLNLNLREDKGYTYGARSRVSFEAAGGTLTATAPVETRVTAAALREILAELDGIAGARPLSAGELAYAQGSLVNGYARRFETSDQIVRELLDVYLFGLPDDEPEALPGRIRAVTAADVAEAGARHIRTDRLAVVIVGDAAAVRPDLEALGCGAIVPLDSDGFPLTASAHSAGD; encoded by the coding sequence ATGCCCGTCCAGGAGAATCCCCTCCCCGCATTTCCCATCGAGGAGTACCGGCTATCCAACGGGCTGACCGTGTTCCTGCTGGAGGATCACACCCTGCCCCTGGCGGCGGTAAACGTCAGCTACCGCGTCGGCTCCCAGAACGAGCGGCCGGGGCGCACCGGCTTCGCCCACCTGTTTGAGCACATGATGTTTCAAGGGTCCAAGCACCATGACGCGGATTTCTTCCACCCCCTGCAAGAGATCGGCGGCAGCGTCAACGGCGGCACCGACACCGACCGCACCCGCTACTGGGAACTCGTCCCGGCCGCCTATCTCGAGCGGGCGCTCTGGCTGGAGGCCGACCGGATGGGTTTTCTGCTGGACGCCCTGACGCCCGAGCGGCTGGCCAATCAGATCGCCGTGGTGCAGAACGAGCGGCGCCAGAGCTACGAGAACCGGCCATACGGTCTTGTGGCCGAGCGGATGGCCGCCGCCCTCTACCCACCCCACCACCCATACAGCTGGCCCACCATCGGGTTCATGGCGGACATCGCCGCGGCGACGCTCGAGGACGTCCGCGATTTCTTCCGGACCTGGTACACGCCCAACAACGCCAGCCTGTGCCTGGCGGGCGACTTCGAATCGGCCCGGGCGAAAGAACTCGTGGCGACGTATTTCGGCGCGATCCCCCCCGGACCGCCTGTTTCCCGGCCCGGGCGCTGGGTGCCGGCGCTCGACGGCGAGATGCGGCTGCTCATCGGCGACCGCGTCCAGCTGCCCCGCGTCTACGCAGCCTGGCCCACCGTGCCGCTGTATGCCGGCGACGACGCCGCGCTGGACGTGTTCGCCCGGGTGCTGGGCGGCGGGCGGACGTCACGCCTCTACCAGCGCCTCGTCTACGAGCGGCAGATCGCCCAGGACGCCGTGGCCTGGCACGACGCCCGGCAGATCGCGGGGACGCTCAACCTGATGCTCACCCCGCGCCCCGGTCAGACGTCCGAGGCCGTCGAGGCCGCCGCCTTCGACGTCGTCCGGGAGGCGCTGGACGGGGGCATACCCACGGCGGAGCTGGAGCGCGTCCTCACCGACAACACCGCCGCCTACATCCGGAGCCTCCAGTCCCTGGGCGGCTTCGGCGGCGTGTCCGACCGGATCAACGAGTTTTATCACTACCTGGGCCGGCCGGACATGTTCCGCTGGGAGTTGCAGCGTTACCTCGATCTGACACCCGAGGCGGTCGTCGCGGCGGCCCGACGTTACCTGGGCGCGGGGCGGCTGGTCGCCCGGGTGGAACCGCTGCCGCCGCTGGCGCCGTCGGCTTGCCCGGCGGCAGTCGGCGTGGACCGGACCGTCATGCCCGGGCCCGGGCCCGAGTCCGCGTTCCGGCTGCCGCCGCGGCAGACGTTCACGCTGCCCAACGGCCTCCGGGTGGTGCTGGCGGAGCATCACAAGCTGCCGCTGGTGAGCGGCTGCCTCATCGTGCGCGGCGGGCTGGCCGCCGAGCCGGCTACCCGTCCCGGGCTGGCCGACCTGACCGCGGCCATGCTGCGGGAGGGCGCCGGCGGCCGCTCCTCCACCGAGCTGGCCGAGGCCGTCGAGGCGCTGGGCGCCGAGCTGTCCTGGGTGACGTGGCCGGACGCCGTCATCGCCAGCCTCTCGGCGCTGCGGCATCGCCTGGCGCCGTCGCTGGCGCTGCTCGCGGACATGGTCATCCGGCCCGACTTCCCCCCTGCCGAGATGGAGCGCCTGCGGCAGCAGCGTCAGGTGCGCCTCACCCAGCTCCAGGACCAGCCTCACTACCTGGCCGCGGTGGCCGCCCAGCGGGCGGTCTACGGCGCGCATCCGTACGCGCACCCGGTGGCGGGCACCGCCGCCTGCCTGGCCGCCGTCACCCTCGACGAGGTGCGGGCGCATTGGCACGCCGCTTACGTGCCGGGCAACGCGGTGCTTGTCGTCGCCGGCGACATCTCCCGCCCGGAGCTGGAGTCCGCCCTCGGCGGACTGGCTGCCTGGCCCGCCGCGCCGGTGCCGGCCGCCGGCCCGCCCCCGGTGCCCCCGCCCGGCAATCGGACCGTTTACCTGCTGGACCGGCCGGGCGCCCCCCAGTCGGTGGTCACGGCCGCGCTGGCGGGCAGCCCCCGGACCGCCCCCGATTTCGCCGCCCTGACGGTGCTCAACACCGCCCTGGGCGGCCAGTTCGTCTCGCGGCTGAACCTGAACCTGCGCGAGGACAAGGGGTACACTTACGGCGCCCGCTCCCGCGTCAGTTTCGAGGCCGCCGGCGGCACCCTGACCGCCACGGCGCCCGTGGAGACGCGAGTCACCGCCGCGGCCCTCCGGGAGATTCTGGCCGAGCTCGACGGCATCGCCGGCGCCCGGCCGCTCAGCGCCGGGGAACTCGCCTACGCGCAAGGTTCGCTGGTCAACGGCTATGCCCGCCGGTTCGAGACGTCCGACCAGATCGTCCGGGAGCTCCTCGACGTCTACCTCTTCGGCCTGCCCGACGACGAGCCCGAAGCGCTGCCCGGGCGCATCCGCGCCGTCACGGCCGCGGATGTGGCCGAGGCCGGCGCCCGGCACATCCGGACAGACCGCCTGGCGGTCGTCATCGTGGGCGACGCGGCCGCCGTGCGCCCCGACCTGGAGGCACTCGGCTGCGGCGCCATCGTTCCGCTGGACAGCGACGGCTTCCCGCTCACCGCCTCCGCCCACTCGGCCGGTGATTGA
- the msrA gene encoding peptide-methionine (S)-S-oxide reductase MsrA produces MPARVETATFAMGUFWGPDSRFGSLPGVIRTRVGYTGGTQADPTYHRLGDHTETLQVDFDPDRISYAELLEVFWSGHRPTSRAWSRQYMAAVFYHDETQAELARAGRDRLAAQLGRTIVTEIRPAGRFYRAEDYHQKYYLRQSGELMREFRRLFPDPQAFTDSTLAARVNGYVGGNGGLARLHEEIEALGMRPPQRDRLASLLEQLGP; encoded by the coding sequence ATGCCGGCCCGTGTGGAGACCGCCACGTTCGCCATGGGCTGATTCTGGGGGCCCGACTCCCGGTTCGGGAGTCTGCCCGGCGTGATCCGGACCCGCGTGGGGTACACCGGCGGCACGCAGGCCGACCCCACCTACCACCGGCTGGGCGATCACACCGAAACGCTCCAGGTGGACTTCGATCCCGACCGAATCTCCTACGCGGAACTGCTGGAAGTCTTCTGGTCCGGTCACCGGCCCACGAGCCGCGCCTGGTCCCGCCAGTACATGGCGGCGGTGTTCTATCACGACGAGACGCAAGCGGAGCTGGCGCGCGCCGGCCGCGACCGACTGGCGGCGCAACTGGGGCGGACGATCGTCACCGAGATCCGCCCGGCGGGGCGGTTCTACCGGGCCGAGGATTACCATCAGAAGTACTACCTGCGGCAGTCGGGGGAGCTGATGCGGGAGTTCCGGCGCCTGTTCCCTGATCCGCAGGCGTTCACCGATTCCACCCTGGCCGCTCGCGTCAACGGCTACGTGGGTGGCAACGGCGGGCTGGCCCGGCTCCATGAGGAGATCGAGGCGCTGGGGATGCGGCCGCCGCAGCGGGACCGGCTGGCGTCCCTGCTGGAGCAGCTGGGTCCGTGA
- a CDS encoding ABC transporter ATP-binding protein encodes MASGRRTGIIGVRRRRPSPDGPGRGRRPAIRHLKILAPYLWKYRLALLAGFACMLLQNYGYVRVPEFFKRTLDEITGANRAGVVLENLLWAGLVMVLTGGAMFLMRNLIIGASRKIEYELRERLYGRLLALDFTFYQANQTGDLMSRCTNDLNEVRTLLGPGVMYVPNALTRFLFFMPVLFALSGPLMLMVCGMLVVLILLIVVVLPRLRPMYRRIQETLASINNQVWQVIAGIQTVKLYTMEDTELERFETLNRGYVRHQMRVATLRGFIWPFFIFLLGVVELVILVVGGGQVIRGEMTLGELLQFNVMVGYLTFPVLSLGWIMSLVQQGLAALERLNYILEYPVEPQAGLQTVADGGLAFSVRGLRYRYPAGGEDVLRGVDLDIAPGQTVGITGMVASGKSTLLHVLCGLLRPEPGMVRLNGTDLTALQPDDVYGQIAVVPQETFLFSRTVARNIALGADAADPAGVQAAAVQAGLDKDIQTFPHAYDEMVGERGITLSGGQKQRVAIARALWRDRPVLFFDDALSSVDAATESAILESLRGLRQRKTLVVVSHRISALKASDVIHVMDAGRIVESGTHEELLARQGLYFRMARLQQMELALAGGVNEH; translated from the coding sequence TTGGCAAGCGGGCGCCGAACTGGTATCATCGGAGTTCGGCGCCGCCGCCCGTCCCCCGACGGGCCGGGACGCGGGAGGAGACCGGCCATCCGACACCTCAAGATCCTCGCCCCCTATCTCTGGAAGTACCGCCTGGCGCTGCTGGCCGGCTTCGCCTGCATGCTGCTGCAGAACTACGGCTACGTGCGGGTGCCGGAATTCTTCAAGCGGACCCTCGACGAGATCACCGGCGCCAACCGCGCCGGGGTGGTCCTCGAGAACCTGCTCTGGGCCGGGCTGGTGATGGTGCTCACCGGCGGCGCCATGTTCCTCATGCGGAACCTGATCATCGGCGCCTCGCGCAAGATCGAGTACGAGCTGCGGGAACGCCTCTACGGCCGCCTGCTGGCGCTGGACTTCACCTTCTACCAGGCCAACCAGACCGGCGACCTGATGAGCCGCTGCACCAACGACCTGAACGAGGTCCGCACCCTGCTGGGGCCGGGGGTCATGTACGTGCCGAACGCGCTGACCCGCTTCCTCTTCTTCATGCCGGTGCTCTTCGCCCTGTCCGGTCCCCTGATGCTCATGGTCTGCGGGATGCTGGTGGTGCTCATCCTGTTGATCGTGGTGGTGCTGCCGCGCCTGCGCCCCATGTACCGGCGGATCCAGGAAACCCTGGCCTCGATCAACAACCAGGTCTGGCAGGTCATCGCCGGCATCCAGACCGTCAAGCTCTACACCATGGAGGACACCGAGCTCGAGCGGTTCGAGACGCTCAATCGCGGCTACGTCCGGCATCAGATGCGGGTGGCCACCCTGCGCGGTTTCATCTGGCCGTTCTTCATCTTCCTGCTGGGAGTGGTGGAGCTGGTGATCCTGGTGGTGGGCGGCGGACAGGTGATCCGCGGCGAGATGACCCTCGGCGAGCTGCTCCAGTTCAACGTCATGGTGGGCTATCTCACGTTCCCGGTGCTGTCGCTGGGCTGGATCATGTCGCTGGTCCAGCAGGGGTTGGCGGCGCTGGAGCGGCTGAACTACATCCTGGAGTACCCGGTGGAGCCCCAGGCGGGCCTCCAGACGGTCGCCGACGGTGGCCTGGCCTTCAGCGTGCGGGGGCTGCGGTACCGCTATCCGGCCGGGGGGGAGGACGTACTCCGTGGTGTGGACCTCGACATCGCGCCCGGCCAGACGGTGGGGATCACCGGCATGGTTGCGAGCGGCAAGTCCACGCTCCTGCACGTCCTGTGCGGGCTGCTCCGGCCGGAGCCGGGCATGGTGCGGCTCAACGGGACGGACCTGACCGCTCTGCAGCCCGACGACGTCTACGGGCAGATCGCCGTGGTGCCCCAGGAGACCTTCCTGTTCTCCCGCACCGTGGCCCGGAACATCGCCCTGGGCGCCGACGCCGCCGACCCGGCGGGCGTCCAGGCGGCGGCCGTCCAGGCCGGTCTTGACAAGGACATCCAGACCTTCCCCCACGCCTACGACGAGATGGTGGGCGAGCGGGGCATCACCCTGTCGGGCGGGCAGAAGCAGCGGGTGGCCATCGCCCGCGCGCTCTGGCGCGACCGACCGGTGCTCTTCTTCGACGATGCGCTCTCCAGCGTGGACGCCGCCACCGAGTCGGCGATCCTGGAGAGCCTTCGGGGACTGCGCCAGCGCAAGACCCTGGTGGTCGTTTCCCACCGCATCTCGGCGCTGAAGGCGTCCGACGTCATCCACGTCATGGACGCCGGCCGGATCGTGGAATCGGGCACCCACGAGGAACTGCTGGCGCGGCAGGGGCTGTACTTCCGCATGGCCCGGCTGCAGCAGATGGAGCTGGCCCTGGCCGGAGGCGTCAATGAACACTGA
- the mtgA gene encoding monofunctional biosynthetic peptidoglycan transglycosylase: MIDIPDDIISPVPPGGPPAGPTPEAPAPAVPPPAKRSLARRIRAVAWKAGLVLLLVPPVEVAVLRFVHPPVTTVMLVQSAENLLKGRPAGWRHTNVPAEQISPWLFSAVLAAEDQRFFNHHGFDLVEIENARNKHQRNPKRPLRGASTITQQVAKNLFLPPWRSFLRKGAEAYYTVWLELLWPKRRILEVYANVAEFAPGVYGAEAAARHHFRKPAARLTPREAALLAAVLPNPKRWNAARPTAYIQGRASWIQSQFVSLPEEYWPRPRR, from the coding sequence ATGATCGACATACCCGACGACATCATTTCACCCGTTCCCCCCGGCGGCCCGCCGGCGGGGCCTACCCCCGAGGCGCCCGCCCCCGCGGTGCCGCCGCCGGCGAAGCGGAGCCTGGCCCGGCGGATCCGGGCGGTGGCCTGGAAGGCGGGGCTGGTCCTGCTCCTGGTGCCGCCCGTCGAGGTGGCTGTGCTCCGTTTCGTGCACCCGCCGGTGACCACGGTCATGCTGGTCCAGTCAGCGGAAAATCTGCTGAAGGGACGTCCCGCCGGCTGGCGGCACACGAACGTCCCGGCCGAGCAAATATCGCCGTGGCTCTTCTCGGCGGTGCTCGCCGCCGAGGACCAGCGCTTCTTCAACCACCACGGCTTCGACCTCGTGGAGATCGAAAACGCCCGGAACAAGCACCAGCGCAATCCCAAGAGACCGCTCCGCGGCGCCAGCACCATCACCCAGCAGGTGGCCAAGAACCTCTTCCTGCCCCCGTGGCGGTCGTTCCTGCGCAAGGGCGCCGAGGCCTACTACACAGTCTGGCTGGAGCTGCTCTGGCCGAAGCGGCGGATCCTGGAGGTGTACGCCAACGTCGCCGAGTTCGCCCCCGGAGTCTATGGGGCGGAGGCGGCCGCCCGGCACCACTTCCGGAAGCCGGCCGCCCGGCTCACGCCGCGCGAGGCGGCGCTGCTCGCGGCCGTGCTGCCCAATCCGAAGCGCTGGAACGCCGCCCGCCCCACCGCCTACATCCAGGGCCGGGCAAGCTGGATCCAGAGCCAGTTTGTTTCACTGCCGGAGGAGTACTGGCCGCGCCCGCGGCGGTGA
- a CDS encoding GNAT family N-acetyltransferase, translated as MDGIRYEFVTTLPVETVVDLYREGGWWDERWSRTAIPAMIRGSFAFLVARDAAGAAVGMGRAISDGASDAYIQDVVVRRNLRGRGIGAEIVRRLTARCRNRGLDWIGLVAEPGTQAFYERLGFHARPGYQLMLHERDHD; from the coding sequence ATGGACGGCATCCGCTACGAGTTTGTCACCACGCTCCCCGTTGAAACGGTGGTGGACCTATACCGCGAGGGCGGCTGGTGGGACGAGCGCTGGTCACGGACAGCCATTCCCGCAATGATCCGCGGCAGCTTCGCCTTCCTCGTGGCCCGCGATGCCGCCGGCGCCGCCGTGGGCATGGGCCGGGCGATCTCCGACGGCGCCAGCGACGCCTACATCCAGGACGTCGTGGTCCGCCGCAATCTGCGGGGTCGCGGCATCGGCGCGGAGATCGTCCGCCGCCTCACGGCGCGCTGCCGGAACCGGGGTCTCGATTGGATCGGGCTCGTGGCCGAGCCCGGCACCCAGGCGTTTTACGAGCGACTGGGTTTCCATGCCCGGCCGGGTTACCAGCTGATGCTTCATGAGCGTGACCATGACTGA